A stretch of Myxococcus hansupus DNA encodes these proteins:
- the cutA gene encoding divalent-cation tolerance protein CutA, whose product MTDAIIVLVTAPSTDKAAELARALVEEQLAACGNLVPGVRSIYRWEGHVQDEAEVLLILKTRAALFEPLRARIVELHPYDVPEVLRLDVADGHAPYLSWILASTRAPD is encoded by the coding sequence ATGACCGACGCCATCATCGTCCTCGTCACCGCCCCCTCCACGGACAAGGCCGCCGAGTTGGCGCGCGCGCTCGTGGAGGAGCAGCTCGCCGCGTGTGGCAACCTCGTCCCCGGCGTGCGCTCAATCTACCGGTGGGAGGGACACGTCCAAGATGAGGCCGAAGTGTTGCTCATCCTCAAGACACGCGCCGCCCTCTTCGAGCCGCTGCGCGCCCGCATCGTCGAGCTTCACCCCTACGACGTCCCGGAGGTGCTGCGCCTGGACGTCGCGGACGGACATGCGCCCTATTTGTCCTGGATTCTGGCCAGCACGCGCGCCCCGGACTGA
- a CDS encoding ATP-binding protein, whose product MAVREMAPKANGEACGVCGGRTYVIERRGDQAQARICACSEHCSVCGGRGHVLVEREGEFSQKVGPRRYEVMEQCTCTKLRKRISRFDALGIPASAAHATFDNYRASKEEQDRGRNVAMQFAYQYVQGNSSKGFILSGPVGTGKTHLLAATLAHLALELGVRGRYVEISLLYATIRRGFQEGKSGGEIIGPLSEVEVLAIDEMGKGRGSPFEMETLDELIARRYNAGRTTLFATNYSLEPEKRAVRSAAPSGYRTTEDARGAVREMELLRERVGERIYSRLCELCTFIEFPKDTPDLRRTRQEMEAPMRHPSGHGRPLGR is encoded by the coding sequence ATGGCGGTGCGTGAGATGGCTCCAAAGGCGAATGGCGAGGCGTGTGGTGTGTGCGGCGGGCGGACCTATGTCATCGAGCGCCGTGGGGACCAGGCCCAGGCACGCATCTGCGCGTGCTCCGAACATTGCTCGGTGTGCGGCGGACGCGGGCACGTGCTCGTCGAGCGCGAGGGTGAGTTCAGCCAGAAGGTTGGCCCCCGCCGCTACGAGGTGATGGAGCAGTGCACGTGCACGAAGCTGCGCAAGCGCATCTCCCGCTTCGATGCCCTGGGCATCCCCGCCTCGGCCGCGCACGCCACGTTCGACAACTACCGCGCGTCCAAGGAAGAACAGGACCGGGGCCGGAACGTGGCGATGCAGTTCGCCTATCAGTACGTGCAGGGCAATTCGTCCAAGGGTTTCATCCTGAGTGGCCCTGTCGGCACGGGGAAGACGCACCTTTTGGCGGCGACGCTCGCGCACCTCGCGCTGGAGCTGGGCGTGCGCGGCCGCTACGTCGAAATCTCCCTGCTCTACGCCACCATCCGGCGCGGCTTCCAGGAGGGCAAGAGCGGCGGAGAAATCATCGGGCCGCTGTCGGAGGTCGAGGTCCTCGCCATCGACGAGATGGGCAAGGGGCGCGGCAGTCCCTTCGAGATGGAGACGCTCGATGAGCTGATTGCCCGCCGCTACAACGCGGGACGCACCACGCTGTTCGCGACGAACTACTCGCTGGAGCCGGAGAAGCGAGCCGTCCGGAGCGCGGCGCCTTCGGGCTACCGGACCACCGAGGACGCGCGCGGCGCGGTCCGTGAAATGGAACTGCTGCGCGAGCGCGTGGGTGAGCGCATCTACAGCCGGCTGTGCGAGCTGTGCACCTTCATCGAGTTCCCGAAGGACACACCGGATCTGCGCCGGACCCGCCAGGAGATGGAGGCCCCCATGCGCCATCCCTCGGGCCACGGGCGGCCCCTGGGCCGCTGA